A window of the Lysinibacillus irui genome harbors these coding sequences:
- a CDS encoding M20 family metallopeptidase has protein sequence MEKLFTFIDRYYDEMVGIRRHLHEYPELSFEEEKTPAYIAAFHRELGHEVREGVGGRGVVAILHGNKPGKTVALRADFDALAIQEENDVPYKSKVPGIMHACGHDGHTATLLGLAKALNAMKDDIAGNVVFIHQHAEEVAPGGAKPMIEDGCLDGVDVIFGTHLWAPTPLGEILVKDGAIMAAADKVEIAIQGKGGHGAEPHHSIDAVTLASQFVINAQQLVSRRIDPLKSAVLTIGHFEAINPFNVIADRVVLAGTIRTFEEEVRTQIERELEAVLNATCLAFGASYEYRYSRGYPPVYNHQKETDFVTELASTVPGVAHVRTCPPFMVGEDFAYYLEKVPGTFFFTGAKKPEWETAYPHHHARFDFDERAMLIAAKTLGKATLAYLKGNEIE, from the coding sequence ATGGAAAAGCTATTTACATTCATAGATCGTTACTATGATGAGATGGTAGGAATTCGTCGGCACTTACACGAATACCCTGAATTATCCTTTGAGGAAGAGAAGACGCCAGCTTATATAGCTGCTTTTCATAGAGAATTGGGCCATGAGGTTCGTGAAGGTGTAGGGGGGCGTGGTGTAGTAGCCATATTACACGGTAATAAACCTGGCAAAACAGTAGCATTGCGAGCTGATTTTGACGCTTTAGCTATACAAGAGGAAAATGATGTTCCCTATAAATCTAAAGTACCTGGAATAATGCATGCTTGTGGGCATGATGGTCATACAGCCACATTGCTCGGGTTAGCTAAGGCACTTAATGCGATGAAGGACGACATAGCAGGCAATGTAGTTTTTATTCATCAGCATGCTGAAGAAGTGGCACCAGGTGGAGCAAAGCCAATGATAGAGGACGGATGTTTAGATGGGGTAGATGTTATTTTTGGTACACATCTATGGGCACCTACACCATTAGGAGAAATTTTAGTGAAAGATGGCGCAATTATGGCTGCCGCTGATAAAGTAGAAATTGCGATCCAAGGAAAGGGTGGTCATGGTGCAGAGCCACATCACTCCATTGATGCTGTAACCCTTGCCTCACAATTTGTCATTAATGCTCAACAGCTTGTTTCAAGACGTATTGATCCATTAAAATCAGCTGTGTTAACAATCGGTCATTTCGAGGCAATTAATCCGTTTAATGTTATTGCTGACCGAGTGGTACTGGCGGGAACAATTCGTACATTTGAAGAAGAGGTGCGGACACAAATAGAGCGAGAGCTAGAAGCAGTATTGAATGCAACTTGCCTTGCATTCGGGGCAAGCTATGAGTATCGCTACTCAAGAGGCTATCCACCTGTTTATAATCATCAGAAAGAAACCGATTTCGTGACTGAGCTAGCTTCAACTGTACCAGGTGTAGCGCACGTAAGAACATGTCCACCGTTTATGGTTGGGGAGGATTTTGCTTATTATTTAGAAAAAGTACCGGGTACATTCTTCTTCACCGGTGCTAAAAAGCCAGAGTGGGAAACGGCCTATCCTCATCATCATGCCCGCTTTGATTTTGATGAACGTGCCATGCTGATTGCTGCAAAAACTTTAGGTAAAGCAACATTAGCGTATTTAAAAGGAAATGAAATCGAGTAA
- a CDS encoding cell wall hydrolase, which yields MKIAVIKTNDAQTALLARLMRAEAEGEGELGMLMVGNVGVNRVRGDCLDFGDIRTIEQMVYQRPGGFEATQKSYFYQRARDQDIRLAKRVIQGERFHPATRSLWFFMPAGECPAQWYGQWNTGRFKSHCFFSPTEQDCPQI from the coding sequence ATGAAAATCGCTGTTATCAAGACGAATGATGCACAAACAGCCCTACTAGCAAGACTTATGCGTGCCGAAGCAGAAGGTGAAGGAGAGCTAGGCATGTTAATGGTTGGGAATGTTGGTGTTAATCGTGTAAGGGGTGATTGTTTAGACTTTGGTGATATTCGAACAATTGAGCAGATGGTTTATCAACGTCCAGGAGGCTTTGAAGCGACTCAAAAAAGTTATTTTTATCAACGAGCACGTGATCAAGATATTCGGTTAGCAAAACGGGTGATTCAAGGCGAACGATTTCATCCAGCGACCCGCTCCTTATGGTTTTTCATGCCTGCAGGTGAATGTCCTGCACAATGGTATGGCCAGTGGAATACTGGCAGATTCAAATCTCATTGCTTTTTCTCGCCAACTGAACAAGATTGTCCTCAAATTTAA
- the gerQ gene encoding spore coat protein GerQ has product MMPYYWTPTTQQQMTPPPVTLPSGRPPGREESYIENILRLNRGKPATFHFSFEHAVEQGKNTKTVRGVVEAAGRDHVIIRELKSNHRFLFPMIYFDFAEYDEEMAYFNQNP; this is encoded by the coding sequence ATGATGCCTTATTATTGGACACCAACAACGCAACAACAAATGACTCCTCCTCCAGTGACACTTCCAAGCGGAAGACCACCTGGTCGCGAAGAGTCCTATATAGAAAATATTTTAAGATTGAATCGAGGAAAACCAGCTACCTTCCATTTTTCTTTTGAGCATGCAGTAGAACAGGGAAAAAACACAAAAACTGTGCGTGGTGTAGTTGAAGCCGCTGGACGGGATCATGTCATTATCCGTGAACTTAAATCCAATCATCGTTTCCTATTCCCTATGATTTATTTTGATTTCGCTGAGTATGATGAAGAAATGGCTTATTTTAATCAGAATCCATAA
- a CDS encoding DUF423 domain-containing protein — translation MKRFIVSGALHGLLAVAFGAFGAHALKEVLDEYSRGIWETAVQYQMFHATGLLVIGLLMSSKLFGEVKQLNVAGIFFNLGIVFFSGSLYVLAISGIKVLGAITPIGGVLFLIGWLLIILSALKHAR, via the coding sequence ATGAAAAGATTTATCGTGTCAGGTGCTCTTCACGGCCTATTAGCAGTGGCATTTGGTGCATTCGGTGCACATGCGTTAAAGGAAGTTTTAGATGAATATAGTCGAGGTATTTGGGAAACCGCAGTCCAATATCAAATGTTTCATGCTACGGGCTTGCTAGTTATTGGCCTACTAATGAGCTCTAAACTATTTGGTGAAGTGAAACAATTAAATGTGGCAGGTATTTTCTTTAACCTTGGGATTGTTTTCTTTTCAGGTAGCTTATATGTATTAGCAATAAGTGGTATAAAAGTGTTGGGTGCCATTACACCGATTGGTGGCGTCCTATTTTTAATAGGATGGTTACTCATTATTTTATCTGCTCTAAAACATGCTCGCTAA